The genomic interval GTCTGTCTTCCTTGTTTCCCAGGCACATAAGGTAATCGGTTTTGATACCGGGCTAACCCACATAGCCGAAGCATTTGATAAACCTATAGCCTCTATCTGGGGAGGCACCACGCCCGAATTACTAGGCGTTTATCCTTATAAAATAAAAAACTCGTTACTCGCAGGTATTGATTTAGCCTGCAGACCCTGCTCCAAATTCGGATTAGAGAAATGCCCGCTTGGACATTTCGATTGTATGGAAAAACTTCCGGGGGAGATAATTGTTAATTTCTCAAACGAATAAGAAAAAGGATGGCAAAACAACTGATATTAGTAAGACATGGCAAATCGGACTGGGCGGCAAGCGGAATTGCTGACTTTGACAGACCGTTAAATCACAGGGGTAACAAAAACGCTCCTGAAATGGCGGAGCGTATGAGTAAAAGGGATCTTATTCCTGAATTATTAGTGAGCAGTCCGGCTAAAAGAGCTTTGACCACTGCAAAACACTTTGCAGAAACCTGGAATATACCAAAGGAAAATATTCTTAAAGAACCATCCATTTACGAGGCTAATATAACCGCTTTATTGGCCATAGTGAATAAACTTGACCCACAATATAACCAGGTGGCACTTTTCGGACATAACCCCGGATTAACAGATTTTCTGAATTATCTTGCTGATGCACACGTCTATAATCTGCCTACTGCAAGTGTGGTATACATAGATTTCCCATTTGATGACTGGTCATCGGTAAGCCATCATACAGGAAGTCTACGCTTATTTGATTATCCCAAAAACACTGATTCTGTTTAGAACTTAAGGTGTTTCACAGTTAATCCATTATTGATTAATTGTTTCAGAGAATCAATACCGATTTTAAGGTGGGTATCTACATAATTTGTCGTTACTGTGCTGTCACTTTCAGTAGTTTTCACGCCTTCAGGAATCATTGGCTGATCAGAAACTAACAATAAAGCTCCGGTAGGGATTTTGTTAGCGAAACCAGTGGTAAAAATTGTTGCTGTTTCCATATCTACTGCCATTGCTCTCAAAGTTTTAAGGTATTTCTTAAAATGCTTATCATGCTCCCAAACCCTGCGGTTAGTCGTATAGCAGGTTCCGGTCCAGTAATCACGTGAATGGTCACGGATGGTCGTAGAAATTGCTTTTTGTAAAGCAAATGAAGGTAATGCAGGCACTTCTGCCGGAAGGTAATCTTTAGAAGTACCTTCTCCCCTGATTGCAGCAATCGGAAGAATCAGATCTCCTAGTTGATTTTTCTTT from Pedobacter sp. WC2423 carries:
- a CDS encoding histidine phosphatase family protein, with the protein product MAKQLILVRHGKSDWAASGIADFDRPLNHRGNKNAPEMAERMSKRDLIPELLVSSPAKRALTTAKHFAETWNIPKENILKEPSIYEANITALLAIVNKLDPQYNQVALFGHNPGLTDFLNYLADAHVYNLPTASVVYIDFPFDDWSSVSHHTGSLRLFDYPKNTDSV
- a CDS encoding AMP nucleosidase → MNEEKEVKKDEAIVKKSKKNKEVDSPVKAGLKSKGDIVKNWLPRYTGRPLEEFGEYILLTNFSKYLQMFSEWNGNAPIMGLDKPMQSVTANGITIINFGMGSPMAATMMDLLTAIMPKAVLFLGKCGGLKKKNQLGDLILPIAAIRGEGTSKDYLPAEVPALPSFALQKAISTTIRDHSRDYWTGTCYTTNRRVWEHDKHFKKYLKTLRAMAVDMETATIFTTGFANKIPTGALLLVSDQPMIPEGVKTTESDSTVTTNYVDTHLKIGIDSLKQLINNGLTVKHLKF